The genomic region CCCCCGCGTGCTGCTCCTGGTCGAGGAGTGCTGGCGGCACGCCAAGGCGATCGGCGCCTGGGGCGCCGGCGTCACAGTGCTGGAGCAGGCCGGGGTGGCGGGCACCCCCGGCATCGTGTCCGCCGGCTCGGGCGCCGAGGCGCTGACCGAGGTGCAGCAGTTGATGGCCGCGCACCGGGTGTGGGAGAGGTTCCCCGCCTCGGTCGGCTGACCCGGGTAGTCACCCGACGAGGGGCTGTCCTCCGCTCGACGGCGGACAGCCCCTCGTGGCGTCCCGCAGGATCAACCGATGTCGGCCAGCCGGGGCAGCACCTCGTCGCCGAGCCGCTCGGCGAACTCCACCGGGTGCCGGTCAGGCGTGACCTGGACCTCGGTGACCCCCAGCGCCGCGTACGCGGACACCTCGGCGAGGAACTCGTCGAGGTCCTCAAGCGGCGGCTTGGAGGCCAGCACGGTCTTCTCGATGCTGTCGTAGTCGCGGCCCTCGGCGGCGCAGTGCCCGCGCAGCACGTCCAGCTTGTGCGCGATCCCCTCGGCGCCGGTGCCGAACAGGTTGCAGGCGTCGGCGTACCGGGCGACCAGCAGCAGCGTCTTCTTCTCGCCACTGCCGCCGATCATGATGGGCGGGTGCGGACGGCGCAACGGCTGGGGCGAGTTGATCGTCTCCGTGAGCTGGTAGTGCCGCCCGTCGAACGGCCCGTTGTCGTCGCTCCACATCTGCCGGCAGATCCGCAGCGTCTCCTCCAGCCGCTCGAACCGCTCCGCCACCGGCACCACTGGCACGCCGAGACCGCGCTGCTCCCGCTCGTACCAGGACGCCCCGATGCCGAGCCGGGCCCGGCCGCCGGAGAGCACGTC from Micromonospora lupini harbors:
- a CDS encoding LLM class F420-dependent oxidoreductase, whose protein sequence is MKLGLHYWNFSTPADPAAIAPTLAEAATTAEQAGVASFTVMDHFFQMEALAPAEEPMLEAYTTLGYVAAKTQRMTLGVLVTGVMYRYPGLLAKTVTTLDVLSGGRARLGIGASWYEREQRGLGVPVVPVAERFERLEETLRICRQMWSDDNGPFDGRHYQLTETINSPQPLRRPHPPIMIGGSGEKKTLLLVARYADACNLFGTGAEGIAHKLDVLRGHCAAEGRDYDSIEKTVLASKPPLEDLDEFLAEVSAYAALGVTEVQVTPDRHPVEFAERLGDEVLPRLADIG